The following coding sequences are from one Nicotiana tomentosiformis chromosome 3, ASM39032v3, whole genome shotgun sequence window:
- the LOC104102297 gene encoding probably inactive leucine-rich repeat receptor-like protein kinase At5g06940, with protein MATLCKSSIFLLLSFSLFLLNSALDEADILLTFKDSINDPLNLLSSWSNTTTIHHCNWTGITCTSSISTINLQSLNLSGEISPSICQLPNLAHLNLANNLFNQPIPLHLSQCGSLETLNLSNNLIWGTIPEQISQFGSLKVVDFSRNHLEGRIPEGIGSLKELQVLNFGSNLLSGEVPMVLGNFTELMVLDLSQNPFLVSEIPRDIGKLSKLQKLLLQSSGFYGEIPNFFEGLKSLVILDLSQNNITGILPQVGFSLPNLVSFDVSQNKLFGAFPNGICEAKGLVDLGLHTNFFNGSIPNDSINECMNLESFQVQNNLFSGNFPSWLWSLPKIKLIRAENNRFFGEIPDSISQAAQLEQVQIDNNSFTSKIPQGLGLIRNLYRFSASLNGLYGELPPNFCDSPVMSIINLSHNYLSGKIPELKKCKKLVSLSLADNNLIGEIPKSLGALPVLTYLDLSHNNLTGEIPEELQNLKLALFNVSFNRLSGRVPASLISGLPASFLQGNPDLCGPGFPNSCSEEKATPKGVNLSKLASALISVTLALAILIIAVGFYTIRRSRKQRSEMDGWRSVFFYPLRVTENDLMMSMTHKNARGNGGTFGTVYIMNLPSGELIAVKKLMNFGSQSSKSLKTEIKTLAKIRHKNITKILGFCYSNDAIFLIYEYLASGSLGDLIGKSDFQLQWNVRLKIAIGVAQGLAYLHKDYLPHLLHRNLKSTNILLDADYEPKITDFALDRIVGEAAFKSSLASDASSSCYLAPEYGYTKRSSEQMDTYSFGVILLELITGRQAEETESGEGSLDVVKWVRRKINITNGALQVLDPKISSASQHEMLGALEIAVRCTTVMPEKRPSMFEVVRVLQCLDSRSKLITYREEQSTSSYSSVPL; from the exons ATGGCAACTCTCTGCAAATCCTCCATCTTTCTCTTATTGTCATTCTCATTGTTTCTTCTGAATTCTGCTTTAGATGAAGCTGATATTCTTCTAACATTTAAGGACTCCATTAATGACCCTTTAAACCTTCTTTCAAGCTGGTCTAATACCACAACTATTCACCACTGTAACTGGACTGGTATTACTTGTACATCTTCCATCTCTACTATTAACCTCCAAAGTTTGAATCTTTCTGGTGAAATCTCACCTTCTATATGTCAACTACCCAATCTTGCTCATCTCAACCTTGCAAATAACCTCTTTAACCAGCCTATACCTCTGCATCTTTCACAGTGTGGTTCCTTAGAAACTCTGAATCTTAGCAACAATCTCATTTGGGGAACTATTCCTGAACAGATTTCTCAGTTTGGTTCACTCAAAGTTGTTGATTTTAGTAGAAACCATCTTGAAGGAAGAATCCCAGAAGGGATCGGGTCATTGAAAGAGCTTCAAGTTCTTAACTTTGGTAGCAACTTGCTCTCAGGTGAAGTTCCAATGGTTCTTGGTAACTTCACTGAACTTATGGTTCTTGATTTGTCCCAAAATCCATTCTTGGTAAGTGAGATTCCTAGAGATATTGGTAAACTTAGTAAGCTTCAGAAGCTTTTGTTGCAAAGTTCTGGTTTTTATGGTGAAATACCAAACTTCTTTGAGGGTTTAAAAagtttggtcattttggacttatCACAGAACAATATTACTGGTATTTTACCTCAAGTTGGTTTTTCTCTACCAAATTTGGTTTCTTTTGATGTTTCACAAAACAAGCTTTTTGGGGCATTTCCAAATGGTATATGTGAAGCAAAAGGTCTTGTTGATCTTGGTTTACATACTAATTTCTTTAATGGTTCAATACCCAATGATTCCATTAATGAGTGCATGAATCTTGAAAGTTTTCAAGTTCAGAACAATTTGTTCTCTGGGAATTTCCCTTCATGGTTATGGTCATTGCCTAAAATCAAGCTCATAAGAGCTGAAAACAACAGGTTTTTTGGTGAAATTCCTGATTCAATATCACAGGCTGCTCAGTTAGAGCAAGTTCAGATTGATAATAATAGCTTTACTAGTAAAATTCCACAAGGTCTTGGGCTGATTAGAAACTTGTACAGATTTTCTGCATCTCTAAATGGTTTGTATGGTGAGCTTCCTCCAAATTTCTGTGATTCACCAGTAATGAGCATAATAAATTTGTCTCATAATTACCTTTCTGGCAAAATTCCTGAACTGAAGAAGTGTAAAAAATTAGTCTCATTGTCACTGGCTGATAACAATTTAATTGGTGAAATACCAAAATCCCTTGGTGCATTGCCTGTTTTGACATATCTTGATCTTTCTCACAATAATCTCACTGGTGAAATACCAGAAGAGCTTCAGAACTTGAAGCTTGCTTTATTTAATGTCTCCTTCAATCGACTATCCGGTAGAGTTCCAGCTTCATTGATTTCTGGCCTTCCGGCTTCGTTCTTGCAAGGAAATCCTGACCTCTGTGGTCCAGGATTTCCCAATTCTTGCTCAGAAGAAAAGGCTACGCCTAAGGGTGTGAATCTTTCAAAATTGGCCTCTGCCTTAATTTCAGTAACTTTAGCTCTTGCAATTTTGATTATTGCTGTTGGATTTTACACGATAAGGCGGTCTAGGAAACAAAGATCTGAAATGGATGGTTGGAGATCAGTTTTCTTTTACCCTTTGAGAGTTACTGAGAATGATCTGATGATGTCAATGACTCATAAGAATGCTAGAGGAAATGGAGGGACGTTTGGAACAGTTTATATTATGAACTTACCAAGTGGTGAGCTGATTGCTGTGAAGAAGTTAATGAATTTTGGGAGTCAGTCTTCAAAATCTTTGAAAACTGAGATTAAGACATTAGCTAAGATCAGGCATAAGAACATCACAAAGATTCTTGGATTTTGTTACTCTAATGATGCCATATTCTTGATTTATGAATATCTAGCAAGTGGAAGCTTAGGGGATTTGATTGGGAAATCTGATTTTCAATTACAATGGAATGTTAGGTTGAAGATTGCTATTGGAGTTGCTCAAGGATTGGCATATCTTCATAAAGATTACCTTCCTCATTTACTTCATCGAAACTTGAAATCGACTAATATCCTTCTCGATGCTGATTATGAACCAAAGATCACAGATTTTGCTCTAGATCGGATAGTTGGAGAAGCTGCATTTAAGTCATCTCTGGCTTCTGATGCTTCATCTTCCTGTTATTTGGCACCAG AATATGGTTACACAAAAAGGAGTAGTGAGCAAATGGACACATATAGCTTTGGTGTGATCCTACTAGAGCTTATAACAGGCAGACAAGCTGAAGAAACAGAATCTGGAGAAGGCTCTCTTGATGTGGTAAAGTGGGTAAGGAGGAAAATCAACATTACCAATGGAGCACTACAAGTTCTTGATCCCAAAATTTCAAGTGCTTCTCAACATGAAATGCTTGGAGCTCTCGAGATTGCTGTACGTTGCACGACTGTAATGCCAGAGAAACGACCCTCAATGTTCGAAGTTGTGAGGGTATTGCAGTGTCTGGATTCAAGATCCAAGCTAATAACATATCGAGAGGAACAATCCACTTCCAGCTATAGTTCAGTTCCTCTCTGA